The following proteins come from a genomic window of Iamia sp. SCSIO 61187:
- a CDS encoding rhodanese-like domain-containing protein, whose amino-acid sequence MVDIRVVETSGLGDRSYVVTDGRAAAVIDPQRDIDRVLAVVGEVPVSHVLETHIHNDYVSGGLALARRTGAAYVVNAADDVAFDRTPISDGETVTAGSMEITAVATPGHTLTHLSYVLAVGGEEVAVFTGGSMLFGAMGRTDLVDPDRTEELTRAQHRSARRLAERLPDDVEVHPTHGFGSFCSATETKGTESTIGREKEQNNALTQDEDSFVAELVAGLTAYPRYYAHMGVRNAEGADEADLSIPAEVDPSELRRRIDAGEWVVDLRERTAFSAGHVPGTISVELADPFATFLGWTIPWGTPLTLVGDTADQVVEAKRQLVRIGIDDPAGAATGPTERLAGDRAVARYRRATFADLAEERAHRAEVVVLDVRRPDEWDEAHIDGAVGIPFYDLEGREHEVPDGEVWVHCQSGYRASIGASLLDRAGRRVVHVDDAWESAAPAGLPMA is encoded by the coding sequence ATGGTCGACATCCGGGTGGTCGAGACGAGCGGTCTGGGCGACCGCAGCTACGTGGTGACCGACGGTCGGGCGGCTGCGGTCATCGACCCGCAGCGCGACATCGACCGGGTGCTGGCGGTCGTCGGCGAGGTCCCGGTCTCCCACGTGCTCGAGACGCACATCCACAACGACTACGTCTCCGGCGGTCTCGCCCTGGCCCGGCGCACCGGGGCCGCGTACGTGGTCAACGCGGCCGACGACGTCGCCTTCGACCGCACGCCGATCAGCGACGGCGAGACGGTGACGGCGGGGTCGATGGAGATCACGGCGGTGGCGACACCCGGGCACACGCTGACCCACCTCTCCTACGTCCTGGCGGTCGGGGGTGAGGAGGTCGCCGTGTTCACCGGCGGCTCGATGCTCTTCGGCGCCATGGGTCGCACCGATCTGGTCGACCCCGACCGGACCGAGGAGCTGACCCGGGCCCAGCACCGATCGGCGCGACGGCTCGCCGAGCGCCTGCCCGACGACGTCGAGGTGCACCCCACCCACGGCTTCGGCAGCTTCTGCTCGGCCACCGAGACGAAGGGCACCGAGTCGACCATCGGACGGGAGAAGGAGCAGAACAACGCCCTGACCCAGGACGAGGACTCCTTCGTGGCCGAGCTGGTGGCCGGGCTCACCGCCTACCCCCGCTACTACGCCCACATGGGGGTGCGGAACGCCGAGGGGGCCGACGAGGCCGACCTGTCCATCCCGGCCGAGGTCGACCCGTCCGAGCTGCGCCGCCGCATCGACGCCGGCGAGTGGGTGGTCGACCTGCGGGAGCGCACGGCATTCTCCGCCGGTCACGTCCCGGGCACGATCTCGGTGGAGCTCGCCGACCCGTTCGCCACCTTCCTGGGCTGGACGATCCCGTGGGGGACACCGCTGACGCTGGTCGGCGACACCGCCGACCAGGTCGTGGAGGCCAAGCGGCAGCTGGTCCGGATCGGCATCGACGACCCCGCGGGGGCGGCGACGGGCCCGACCGAGCGGCTCGCCGGCGACCGGGCGGTGGCCCGCTACCGCCGAGCGACCTTCGCTGACCTGGCCGAGGAGCGGGCTCACCGGGCCGAGGTCGTGGTGCTGGACGTGCGCCGACCGGACGAGTGGGACGAGGCCCACATCGACGGCGCCGTCGGCATCCCCTTCTACGACCTCGAGGGCCGCGAGCACGAGGTCCCCGACGGCGAGGTCTGGGTGCACTGCCAGTCCGGCTACCGGGCCTCCATCGGGGCCTCGCTCCTGGACCGGGCCGGGCGCCGGGTCGTGCACGTCGACGACGCCTGGGAGAGCGCCGCCCCCGCCGGGCTGCCCATGGCCTGA
- a CDS encoding heavy metal translocating P-type ATPase: MSTSTTHPRNGPQAPDHHGGHGEHEGHGDHGGHGDHGDHAEMFRRKFWISLVLTLPAVVYSEMVQDWLGYTAPSFAGDEWVAPLFGATVFLVGGPVFLRGGWSELRSRQPGMMLLISMGLLVALGGSVATELDLIDVDLWFELATLVTIMLLGHWQEMKAIGQARGALAALAELLPDEAERVTEGGVETVHLADLGVDDVVLVRPGGRVPADGVVVDGAAELDESMVTGESRPVAKGEGDRVVAGTVATDSSIRVRVTALGEDTALAGIQRLVAEAQTSRSRAQALADRFAALLFYVAVAAGLATLLVWNLVGDTDAAVVRTVTVLVIACPHALGLAIPLVISLSTSVSARAGILIKDRLSLERMRSIDAVLFDKTGTLTRGEHVVSAVVGVDRDDDDVLRLAAAVEADSEHPLARAIVRAAEERRLGSARATGFQATTGRGVSATVDGRLYQVGGPALLREAGLTVPPELADPVETWSGRGAAVLHLVEEGRIIGALALEDEVRPESREAIDELHRLGIRAVMITGDARPVAEAVGRQLGIDEVFAEVLPEDKDKAVSDLQARGLSVAMVGDGVNDAPALARADVGLAIGAGTDVAMESAGVVLASSDPRSVLGVIRLSWASYRKMVQNLAWGAGYNLVAIPLAAGVLAFAGVSLSPAVGAILMSLSTIVVAANAQLLRRVDLTAGDA, from the coding sequence ATGAGCACCTCGACCACCCACCCCCGGAACGGCCCCCAGGCCCCGGACCACCACGGTGGCCACGGCGAGCACGAGGGACACGGCGATCACGGCGGCCACGGCGACCACGGCGATCACGCCGAGATGTTCCGCCGGAAGTTCTGGATCAGCCTGGTCCTCACCCTGCCCGCTGTCGTGTACAGCGAGATGGTCCAGGACTGGCTGGGCTACACGGCGCCGTCCTTCGCCGGTGACGAGTGGGTCGCCCCGCTCTTCGGGGCGACCGTCTTCCTCGTCGGCGGGCCCGTGTTCCTGCGGGGCGGCTGGTCCGAGCTGCGGAGCCGCCAGCCCGGGATGATGCTGCTGATCTCGATGGGTCTGCTGGTGGCGCTCGGGGGGTCGGTGGCCACCGAGCTGGACCTCATCGACGTGGACCTGTGGTTCGAGCTGGCCACCCTCGTCACGATCATGCTGCTCGGCCACTGGCAGGAGATGAAGGCGATCGGCCAGGCCCGCGGGGCGCTCGCCGCCCTCGCCGAGCTCCTGCCCGACGAGGCCGAGCGGGTGACCGAGGGTGGTGTCGAGACCGTCCACCTCGCCGACCTGGGCGTCGACGACGTCGTCCTCGTCCGCCCCGGCGGTCGGGTCCCGGCCGACGGCGTGGTCGTCGACGGCGCCGCCGAGCTGGACGAGTCGATGGTGACCGGCGAGTCCCGACCCGTCGCCAAGGGCGAGGGCGACCGGGTCGTCGCCGGCACCGTCGCCACCGACTCGTCCATCCGGGTGCGGGTCACCGCCCTCGGCGAGGACACGGCGCTGGCCGGCATCCAGCGGCTCGTGGCCGAGGCCCAGACGTCCCGGTCGCGGGCCCAGGCCCTGGCCGACCGCTTCGCCGCCCTGCTCTTCTACGTCGCCGTGGCCGCCGGGCTGGCCACCCTCCTCGTGTGGAACCTCGTCGGCGACACCGACGCCGCGGTCGTCCGCACCGTCACCGTCCTCGTCATCGCCTGCCCCCACGCCCTCGGGCTGGCCATCCCGCTGGTGATCTCGCTCTCCACCTCGGTGTCGGCCCGGGCCGGGATCCTCATCAAGGACCGCCTCTCCCTCGAGCGCATGCGCTCCATCGACGCCGTCCTGTTCGACAAGACCGGCACCCTCACGAGGGGCGAGCACGTCGTCAGCGCCGTCGTCGGCGTCGATCGTGACGACGACGACGTCCTGCGCCTCGCCGCCGCCGTCGAGGCCGACTCCGAGCACCCCCTCGCCCGCGCCATCGTGCGGGCCGCCGAGGAGCGGCGCCTCGGGTCCGCCCGGGCCACCGGGTTCCAGGCCACGACCGGCCGGGGCGTCTCGGCCACCGTCGACGGGCGCCTCTACCAGGTCGGGGGGCCGGCCCTGCTCCGGGAGGCGGGCCTCACCGTCCCCCCCGAGCTGGCCGACCCGGTCGAGACGTGGAGCGGGCGGGGTGCCGCGGTCCTTCACCTGGTCGAGGAGGGCCGGATCATCGGCGCCCTCGCCCTCGAGGACGAGGTCCGCCCGGAGTCCCGCGAGGCCATCGACGAGCTGCACCGGCTGGGCATCCGGGCCGTGATGATCACCGGCGACGCCCGTCCCGTCGCCGAGGCCGTCGGGCGCCAGCTCGGGATCGACGAGGTGTTCGCCGAGGTCCTGCCCGAGGACAAGGACAAGGCCGTGTCCGACCTCCAGGCGCGGGGCCTCTCGGTGGCCATGGTCGGCGACGGGGTCAACGACGCCCCGGCCCTGGCCCGCGCCGACGTCGGCCTCGCCATCGGCGCCGGCACCGACGTGGCCATGGAGTCCGCCGGCGTCGTGCTGGCCTCGTCCGACCCCCGCAGCGTCCTCGGCGTGATCCGCCTGTCCTGGGCCAGCTACCGCAAGATGGTCCAGAACCTGGCCTGGGGGGCGGGGTACAACCTCGTCGCCATCCCCCTCGCCGCCGGGGTCCTGGCCTTCGCCGGCGTGAGCCTCTCGCCGGCGGTGGGCGCCATCTTGATGAGCCTCAGCACCATCGTCGTGGCCGCCAACGCCCAGCTCCTGCGCCGGGTCGACCTCACCGCCGGCGACGCCTGA
- a CDS encoding diguanylate cyclase, with product MAIVSEGEPGTAEIAAISRAVAASAADRRRETRDTTLIAGLVALAALPLWTTFDAVLVPARAGEFLVARLLGEAAIGLVWLALRWRRVGERWPEQLSLLMVVALELTIAWMVPQAGAEVEAYLLGLTLPFFATAFLVVWRWPMTVVLAVVTAVAIAVSSIGADPGLTGQQVTTAAFYGLTAVALVISAQVYRERRRWQHHLTQTALESERTRNAALVEELEQLSREDPLTAVGNRRAWDERLTAEMLRARRRGRPLSVIICDLDHFKAVNDRGGHILGDAVLRTSAALVSDLVRETDFVARLGGDEFAVLCPDTSLTHAADVASSIRDAIRGEAFGRGATMTCSIGVAELERGDASTEALCHRADGALYEAKIHRDTVRCAVPTAAAHEPVTLPVTGR from the coding sequence GTGGCGATCGTGAGCGAGGGGGAGCCGGGGACGGCGGAGATCGCCGCGATCTCCCGCGCCGTCGCCGCCTCCGCCGCCGACCGCCGCCGGGAGACGCGGGACACGACGCTGATCGCCGGGCTGGTGGCGCTGGCCGCCCTCCCGCTCTGGACGACCTTCGACGCCGTGCTCGTCCCCGCCCGGGCCGGCGAGTTCCTCGTCGCCCGACTCCTCGGCGAGGCGGCCATCGGCCTGGTGTGGCTGGCGCTCCGGTGGCGCCGGGTCGGGGAGCGCTGGCCCGAGCAGCTCTCGCTCCTGATGGTGGTCGCCCTCGAGCTCACCATCGCCTGGATGGTCCCGCAGGCCGGCGCCGAGGTCGAGGCCTACCTGCTGGGCCTGACCCTCCCGTTCTTCGCCACGGCCTTCCTCGTGGTGTGGCGGTGGCCGATGACCGTCGTGCTGGCCGTCGTCACCGCGGTCGCCATCGCCGTGTCCTCGATCGGTGCCGACCCTGGTCTGACCGGGCAGCAGGTCACGACCGCGGCGTTCTACGGGCTGACCGCCGTGGCGTTGGTGATCTCCGCCCAGGTGTACCGCGAGCGCCGTCGCTGGCAGCACCACCTCACCCAGACCGCGCTCGAGTCGGAGCGGACGCGCAACGCCGCCCTCGTGGAGGAGCTCGAGCAGCTCAGCCGCGAGGACCCCCTGACCGCGGTCGGGAACCGGCGGGCGTGGGACGAGCGGCTGACCGCGGAGATGCTGCGGGCCCGCCGCCGCGGCCGGCCGCTGTCGGTCATCATCTGCGACCTCGACCACTTCAAGGCGGTCAACGACCGGGGCGGCCACATCCTGGGCGACGCCGTCCTGCGCACGTCGGCCGCCCTCGTCTCGGACCTCGTCCGCGAGACCGACTTCGTCGCCCGCCTGGGCGGCGACGAGTTCGCCGTCCTGTGCCCCGACACCTCGCTGACCCACGCCGCCGACGTGGCCTCCAGCATCCGTGACGCCATCCGGGGCGAGGCCTTCGGGCGCGGCGCCACCATGACCTGCTCGATCGGTGTGGCGGAGCTCGAGCGGGGCGACGCCAGCACCGAGGCCCTCTGCCACCGGGCCGACGGCGCGCTCTACGAGGCCAAGATCCACCGGGACACGGTGCGCTGCGCCGTCCCGACGGCGGCGGCGCACGAGCCGGTGACGCTCCCCGTCACCGGCCGCTGA
- a CDS encoding DUF72 domain-containing protein, which translates to MSPSTSPRGRARVGCSGWDYKPWSGPFYPAGLPARLRFSHYAEQFDTVELNATFYRLPAVSTVEGWRDQAPPGFCYAVKVSQFATHRRKLREPATWVPNHLDRVEHLGAHLGPNLLQLPPRWRRDTARLDEALAALPRRLRWAVELRDPDWVHDDTFACLARHDVALCIHDLIADHPWVTTTDWTYVRFHGPDARRAPYAGRYTGRRLWRVAERLGEWQDGGCDVFAYFNNDQGAHAPVDAAWLRDRLADGGR; encoded by the coding sequence GTGTCGCCGTCGACCTCTCCCCGCGGCCGGGCCCGGGTCGGCTGCTCGGGCTGGGACTACAAGCCGTGGAGCGGGCCGTTCTACCCGGCCGGCCTGCCGGCCCGGCTCCGCTTCTCCCACTACGCCGAGCAGTTCGACACCGTCGAGCTCAACGCCACCTTCTATCGGCTGCCGGCTGTGTCCACCGTCGAGGGGTGGCGGGACCAGGCGCCCCCCGGGTTCTGCTACGCGGTGAAGGTCAGCCAGTTCGCGACGCATCGGCGCAAGCTGCGGGAGCCGGCCACGTGGGTGCCGAACCACCTGGACCGGGTCGAGCACCTCGGCGCCCACCTCGGCCCGAACCTCCTGCAGCTGCCGCCCCGGTGGCGGCGCGACACCGCCCGGCTCGACGAGGCCCTCGCCGCCCTGCCCCGCCGGCTCCGCTGGGCGGTCGAGCTCCGGGACCCCGACTGGGTCCACGACGACACCTTCGCCTGCCTGGCCCGCCACGACGTGGCCCTCTGCATCCACGACCTGATCGCCGACCACCCGTGGGTCACCACCACCGACTGGACCTACGTCCGCTTCCACGGCCCCGATGCGAGGCGGGCGCCGTACGCCGGGCGCTACACAGGGCGCCGCCTGTGGCGGGTCGCCGAGAGGCTGGGGGAGTGGCAGGACGGCGGGTGCGACGTCTTCGCCTACTTCAACAACGACCAGGGGGCCCACGCCCCGGTCGATGCGGCCTGGCTGCGCGACCGCCTGGCCGATGGCGGGCGTTGA
- a CDS encoding folylpolyglutamate synthase/dihydrofolate synthase family protein has translation MTTGRHRSGSPWAPTTLADVESFVEVDLFQTADGLFREGDGFARSQALMAALGDPQDAIPAVHVAGTAGKGTVATAIAAAASGPLRVGLHVSPHVYDLRERFAVDGEQADEDEVVALLDRVLPAVRTMGDGPHGPPTSYEVTLAMSLLHFRDRRCDLVVVETGLGGLFDATNTIRRRDKLAVIVRIGLDHQAVLGATEVAIAAQKAGILTVDGEAVVLRPEDPEVEAVLADTAAARRCRVRWVDPAPAPTDVPHLVEDEAVARTALEVLGAHTGHDLARRLPPLGSLALPGRFEAVALPAGGRALLDGAHNRIKLAAFVERLHREHGRRPRPWVLGCKADKDAAALVDIVAAEADRLCVVGFPIRGGDVPSGPSMDPAALAALAHDRAPALDVTIAADASGAADFIAATAAGTDVVPVVGSFYLLAALAPLLRTT, from the coding sequence GTGACGACCGGGCGGCACCGGTCCGGCTCCCCGTGGGCGCCGACGACGCTCGCCGACGTCGAGTCGTTCGTCGAGGTCGACCTGTTCCAGACGGCCGACGGCCTGTTCCGCGAGGGCGACGGGTTCGCCCGCTCGCAGGCGCTCATGGCCGCCCTCGGCGACCCCCAGGACGCCATCCCCGCCGTCCACGTCGCCGGCACCGCCGGCAAGGGCACCGTCGCTACCGCCATCGCGGCAGCGGCATCGGGCCCGCTCCGCGTCGGCCTCCACGTGTCGCCCCACGTGTACGACCTGCGGGAGCGCTTCGCCGTCGACGGCGAGCAGGCCGACGAGGACGAGGTCGTCGCCCTCCTCGATCGGGTCCTGCCCGCCGTGCGGACCATGGGCGACGGGCCGCACGGCCCGCCGACGTCCTACGAGGTCACCCTGGCCATGAGCCTGCTCCACTTCCGGGACCGGCGCTGCGACCTCGTGGTGGTCGAGACGGGCCTGGGCGGGCTGTTCGACGCCACCAACACCATCCGCCGGCGCGACAAGCTCGCCGTGATCGTCCGGATCGGTCTCGACCACCAGGCGGTGCTGGGGGCCACCGAGGTCGCCATCGCCGCCCAGAAGGCCGGCATCTTGACCGTCGACGGCGAGGCCGTCGTGCTGCGGCCCGAGGACCCGGAGGTGGAGGCGGTGCTGGCCGACACCGCGGCCGCGAGACGCTGCCGGGTCCGATGGGTCGATCCCGCACCGGCGCCCACCGACGTGCCCCACCTCGTCGAGGACGAGGCCGTGGCCCGGACCGCGCTCGAGGTGCTCGGGGCGCACACGGGTCACGACCTGGCCCGTCGCCTGCCGCCGCTCGGCTCCCTGGCCCTCCCCGGCCGGTTCGAGGCGGTCGCCCTCCCCGCCGGCGGTCGCGCCCTGCTCGACGGGGCCCACAACCGGATCAAGCTGGCCGCCTTCGTCGAGCGCCTCCACCGCGAGCACGGCCGCCGCCCCCGGCCGTGGGTGCTGGGCTGCAAGGCCGACAAGGACGCCGCCGCCCTCGTCGACATCGTGGCCGCCGAGGCGGACCGCCTGTGCGTGGTGGGGTTCCCGATCCGCGGCGGCGACGTGCCGTCCGGGCCGTCGATGGATCCCGCCGCGCTGGCTGCCCTGGCCCACGACCGGGCCCCGGCGCTGGACGTCACCATCGCCGCCGACGCGTCGGGGGCGGCGGACTTCATCGCCGCCACCGCCGCCGGGACCGACGTCGTCCCCGTCGTCGGGTCCTTCTACCTGCTGGCGGCGCTGGCCCCGCTGCTGCGCACGACCTGA
- a CDS encoding RimK family alpha-L-glutamate ligase, translating to MATAARDRFVVRALGEIAARRGLGHDVEAGGWLVRVGDGHRHLEVFGYQLSLNTAVAAALARDKAAATARLAADSLPVVPAELILRDDRQGWVDGRTARAAFDDVLSRVSPPVVVKPNEGTSGADVHRADDPVAAWAAVQDLLGPEPSVVVQPLVAVVAEERWVLLGDEPVLRYAKAPAPGDGSLPMFNLALGATITSWGVDEGTDEGRDLATRARRSLGLAVAAIDLLTDDAGRVAVMEVNSGWSFEHLVRALPAARPDAVTAYEAALDVALGRRPLEGAG from the coding sequence ATGGCGACGGCCGCCCGCGACCGCTTCGTGGTCCGGGCCCTCGGCGAGATCGCGGCGCGCCGGGGGCTGGGCCACGACGTCGAGGCCGGCGGCTGGCTCGTCCGCGTGGGCGACGGGCACCGCCACCTCGAGGTCTTCGGCTACCAGCTGTCGCTCAACACCGCCGTCGCCGCCGCCCTGGCCCGGGACAAGGCCGCCGCCACCGCCCGTCTGGCCGCCGACAGCCTGCCGGTCGTCCCCGCCGAGCTGATCCTGCGGGACGACCGCCAGGGGTGGGTCGACGGCCGGACCGCCCGGGCCGCGTTCGACGACGTCCTGTCCCGCGTGTCGCCGCCGGTGGTGGTCAAGCCCAACGAGGGGACCTCGGGTGCGGACGTGCACCGGGCCGACGACCCCGTCGCGGCGTGGGCCGCGGTCCAGGACCTGCTGGGCCCGGAGCCGTCGGTCGTCGTCCAGCCGCTGGTGGCCGTGGTGGCCGAGGAGCGCTGGGTCCTCCTCGGCGACGAGCCCGTCCTGCGCTACGCCAAGGCCCCCGCCCCCGGCGACGGATCCCTGCCCATGTTCAACCTGGCCCTCGGGGCCACGATCACCTCGTGGGGCGTGGACGAGGGCACCGACGAGGGTCGGGACCTGGCCACCCGGGCCCGCCGGTCGCTGGGCCTCGCCGTCGCCGCCATCGACCTCCTCACCGACGACGCCGGGCGGGTGGCGGTGATGGAGGTCAACTCCGGGTGGTCGTTCGAGCACCTCGTCCGGGCCCTCCCCGCGGCGCGGCCCGACGCGGTGACGGCCTACGAGGCGGCGCTCGACGTGGCGCTCGGCCGGCGGCCGCTCGAGGGGGCGGGGTGA
- the folP gene encoding dihydropteroate synthase, protein MTRPLRTRLRLADRTLDLSRPVLMGVVNANPDSFSDPGARPLDAQVDQALALVAEGATVLDVGGQSASTGVPEVDPDVERERVVPLVAAIVAAAPDVVVSVDSYKPAVVAAALDAGAHIVNDVSGLRDPALAPLVADRGAALVVMHTAAPPKQRLQETDLYDGDVVGVVRRFVADKVAEARAAGIADDAIVVDPGPDFTKTPAQTVEVLRALDEIDPEGLPLLLALSRKDFIGALTATRPQERLAGTLAAVAAVGSGPGVILRVHDVAEVRRFLTVLEVLTTDVAVDPELRLADRLRWAAGRPEGTRAV, encoded by the coding sequence GTGACCCGGCCCCTGCGCACCCGCCTCCGCCTCGCCGATCGCACCCTCGACCTGTCCCGCCCGGTGCTCATGGGTGTCGTCAACGCCAACCCCGACTCCTTCTCCGACCCCGGCGCCCGTCCGCTCGACGCCCAGGTCGACCAGGCGCTGGCCCTCGTGGCGGAGGGGGCGACCGTCCTCGACGTCGGCGGTCAGTCCGCCAGCACCGGGGTGCCGGAGGTCGACCCGGACGTGGAGCGCGAGCGGGTCGTGCCGCTCGTGGCCGCCATCGTCGCCGCCGCCCCCGACGTGGTGGTCTCGGTCGACTCCTACAAGCCCGCGGTGGTGGCCGCCGCCCTCGACGCCGGTGCGCACATCGTCAACGACGTGAGCGGCCTCCGCGACCCGGCGCTGGCCCCGCTGGTGGCCGACCGGGGGGCGGCGCTGGTCGTCATGCACACCGCCGCCCCGCCCAAGCAGCGACTGCAGGAGACCGACCTGTACGACGGCGACGTGGTCGGCGTCGTCCGCCGGTTCGTGGCCGACAAGGTCGCCGAGGCCCGGGCCGCCGGGATCGCCGACGACGCCATCGTGGTCGACCCCGGGCCGGACTTCACCAAGACCCCGGCCCAGACCGTCGAGGTCCTGCGCGCCCTCGACGAGATCGACCCCGAGGGGCTGCCGCTGCTGCTCGCCCTCTCCCGCAAGGACTTCATCGGGGCCCTCACCGCCACGCGCCCCCAGGAGCGCCTGGCCGGCACGCTGGCGGCGGTGGCTGCTGTGGGTAGCGGCCCCGGGGTCATCCTGCGGGTCCACGACGTGGCCGAGGTCCGCCGGTTCCTCACCGTGCTCGAGGTCCTGACGACCGACGTCGCCGTGGATCCCGAGCTCCGCCTCGCCGACCGACTGCGGTGGGCGGCGGGGCGGCCCGAGGGCACCCGCGCCGTCTGA
- a CDS encoding DUF6328 family protein: protein MSDQVPGSSAETEHERLNRELDQLLGELRVALPGVQVLLAFLLTAPFSGGFDKVDGESRTVFIAAITLAAVASVLLIAPTVHHRLRFREGTKEEMIRTANRLAIAGAACLGLAIGCALYVVGDAAFSDTPARWIGPAVVLLAAVTWYLVPLSYSKDQTLSPGGTRPSQTGGGESSSREG from the coding sequence GTGAGCGACCAGGTCCCCGGTTCCTCCGCCGAGACCGAGCACGAGCGGCTCAACCGGGAGCTCGACCAGCTGCTGGGCGAGCTCCGCGTCGCCCTCCCGGGCGTGCAGGTGCTCCTGGCCTTCTTGCTCACGGCGCCGTTCTCCGGCGGGTTCGACAAGGTCGACGGTGAGTCCCGCACCGTGTTCATCGCCGCCATCACCCTGGCGGCGGTGGCGTCGGTCCTCCTCATCGCCCCGACCGTCCATCACCGGCTGCGCTTCCGGGAGGGCACCAAGGAGGAGATGATCCGGACGGCCAACCGGCTGGCGATCGCTGGAGCCGCCTGCCTCGGGCTGGCCATCGGGTGTGCCCTCTACGTGGTGGGCGACGCCGCCTTCTCCGACACGCCGGCGCGCTGGATCGGTCCCGCGGTGGTCCTCCTCGCCGCCGTCACCTGGTACCTCGTCCCGCTGAGCTACAGCAAGGACCAGACCCTGAGCCCCGGCGGGACCCGCCCGTCGCAGACCGGTGGCGGCGAGAGCTCCTCGAGGGAGGGCTGA
- a CDS encoding flavodoxin family protein: MALTAVALSCTLKPTPSESSTDLLCQQILDDLAEHDVEGALIRVVDHDIRPGVTSDEGEGDAWPALRQEVLDADILVLGTPIWMGQMSSVCKRVLERMDAFISETDEGGRLITFDKVAVVATVGNEDGAHAVAASTYQALSDVGFTIPPNGQAYWVGEAMGSVDYKDLDAPPEKVTETVADVARNAAHLARLLQADPYPASE, encoded by the coding sequence ATGGCCCTCACCGCCGTCGCCCTCAGCTGCACCCTCAAGCCCACGCCGTCCGAGTCGAGCACGGATCTCCTGTGCCAGCAGATCCTCGACGACCTGGCCGAGCACGACGTGGAGGGAGCGCTCATCCGGGTCGTCGACCACGACATCAGGCCCGGGGTGACCTCCGACGAGGGTGAGGGTGACGCCTGGCCGGCCCTGCGCCAGGAGGTCCTCGACGCCGACATCCTCGTGCTGGGCACGCCGATCTGGATGGGGCAGATGTCGAGCGTGTGCAAGCGCGTCCTCGAGCGGATGGACGCCTTCATCAGCGAGACCGACGAGGGCGGCCGGCTCATCACCTTCGACAAGGTGGCCGTGGTGGCCACCGTCGGCAACGAGGACGGGGCCCACGCCGTGGCCGCCTCGACCTACCAGGCCCTCTCCGACGTCGGCTTCACGATCCCGCCCAACGGCCAGGCCTACTGGGTCGGCGAGGCCATGGGCTCGGTCGACTACAAGGACCTCGACGCCCCGCCCGAGAAGGTCACCGAGACCGTCGCCGACGTGGCCCGCAACGCCGCCCACCTCGCCCGGCTGCTCCAGGCCGACCCCTACCCCGCCTCGGAGTAG